In the Insulibacter thermoxylanivorax genome, one interval contains:
- a CDS encoding heterodisulfide reductase-related iron-sulfur binding cluster, which yields MMGLWVQFLLFLLITGAALFQFGSIVYNRYRTIKLGTPPDDGSRWTLRLRDFASEVFGQRKLLEDKRSGLMHVVIFYGFLILQLGALDILIKGLGGRGLPLPGYAVFGLIQEITVSLVLLSVGYAGYRRYMERVPRLKRGWQPSMVLYFIGTLMFSILMTLTFERALHEPSFSWYSPLSSWLAALLASLPRTALLVGFYASWWFHLLILLAFLIYIPQSKHFHLITAPINILLRRTSPPGRLRPLDLSDEEAESFGVEKIEQFSRKQLLDLYACVECGRCTEVCPASNTGKALSPMHLITKLRDHLIDQGAVSSGRRRTALDFLTASPGAHVVDAGVLTAAVDWSNKAGTDIEPTMTAQLQSWSKRADRDASEVRLHGDVMTEAELWACTTCRNCEEVCPVGNEHVDKIIDMRRYLVLMEGSLPAEGQRALTNIERQGNPWGISRRERTAWTQPLIEAGYAVPTVRENPDFEYLLFAGSMGSYDNRSRKITQSLVKLLHTAGINFAVLGDEEYSSGDTARRMGNELLFQELAAANIVLFHRWGVRKIVTPCPHTYNTFKHEYPDFGLDPSITILHHTELLAMLLESGRLIPRKPLEERITYHDSCYLGRYNGIYEAPRQLLRALPGVQLVEMERSRSRGMCCGAGGGLMWMEERAGKRINEARTEQALSTDPTIISSACPYCLTMLEDGVKQLGAEDRTAARDIAEILAEAVLG from the coding sequence ATGATGGGGCTGTGGGTCCAGTTCCTGCTCTTCCTCTTGATCACCGGAGCAGCCCTCTTCCAGTTCGGCTCGATCGTATACAACCGGTACAGAACCATCAAACTTGGAACACCGCCGGACGACGGCAGCAGATGGACACTTAGGCTCCGTGATTTTGCCTCCGAGGTCTTCGGACAGCGCAAATTGCTTGAGGACAAGCGAAGCGGCCTGATGCATGTCGTGATCTTCTACGGTTTCCTCATCCTGCAGCTGGGCGCGCTGGACATCCTGATCAAGGGGCTGGGCGGACGCGGTCTGCCGCTGCCGGGTTATGCGGTCTTCGGTTTGATTCAGGAAATCACCGTCTCACTCGTCCTCTTATCCGTCGGATATGCGGGGTACAGACGCTACATGGAACGCGTCCCCCGACTCAAGCGGGGCTGGCAGCCGAGCATGGTGCTGTATTTTATTGGAACGCTGATGTTCTCCATCTTGATGACGCTGACCTTTGAACGTGCGCTTCACGAACCGTCCTTCTCCTGGTATTCGCCCCTCAGCTCTTGGCTCGCCGCCTTGCTCGCTTCCCTCCCCCGCACTGCGCTTCTCGTCGGCTTCTATGCGAGCTGGTGGTTCCATCTGTTGATCTTGTTAGCTTTTCTCATCTATATCCCCCAATCGAAGCACTTTCACCTGATCACTGCACCTATCAACATTCTACTCAGAAGAACGTCCCCGCCAGGCAGACTCCGTCCGCTCGATCTAAGCGATGAAGAGGCGGAGAGCTTCGGGGTGGAGAAGATCGAACAGTTCTCGCGAAAACAGCTGCTCGATCTGTATGCCTGCGTGGAATGCGGCCGCTGCACGGAGGTGTGCCCTGCCTCCAATACCGGCAAAGCGCTGTCTCCCATGCATCTCATCACGAAGCTGCGCGATCATCTCATAGACCAAGGAGCGGTGTCCAGCGGCAGACGGCGCACAGCCCTGGACTTCTTGACTGCAAGTCCGGGTGCCCATGTTGTGGACGCAGGAGTGTTAACCGCAGCCGTCGACTGGTCTAATAAGGCCGGCACCGATATCGAACCGACGATGACAGCCCAGCTGCAATCCTGGAGCAAGCGGGCAGATCGAGATGCGTCGGAGGTCCGGCTGCACGGCGATGTGATGACGGAGGCGGAGCTGTGGGCGTGCACCACTTGCCGCAACTGCGAGGAAGTGTGTCCCGTCGGCAATGAACACGTCGATAAGATCATCGACATGCGCCGCTATTTGGTGCTGATGGAAGGCAGCTTGCCGGCGGAGGGGCAGCGGGCGCTGACCAACATCGAACGCCAAGGCAATCCCTGGGGCATCAGCAGGCGCGAGCGCACCGCCTGGACACAGCCCTTGATCGAAGCGGGATATGCGGTGCCAACGGTTCGCGAGAACCCGGATTTCGAGTACCTGCTCTTCGCAGGATCGATGGGCTCCTATGACAACCGCAGCCGCAAGATCACCCAGTCCCTGGTGAAACTGCTTCACACGGCGGGGATCAATTTCGCCGTCCTCGGCGATGAGGAATACAGCTCAGGGGACACCGCGCGCCGTATGGGCAATGAACTGCTCTTCCAAGAGCTGGCCGCTGCCAACATCGTGCTGTTCCATCGCTGGGGCGTGCGCAAGATCGTTACCCCCTGCCCCCATACGTACAACACCTTCAAGCATGAATATCCGGATTTCGGCCTTGATCCCAGCATCACCATCTTGCATCATACGGAGCTGCTCGCCATGCTGCTGGAATCAGGACGCCTCATCCCCCGCAAACCTCTCGAGGAGCGGATCACCTACCATGATTCCTGCTATCTGGGGCGCTATAACGGCATCTACGAAGCGCCGCGGCAGCTGCTTCGGGCCCTGCCCGGCGTACAGCTCGTGGAGATGGAGCGCTCGCGCAGCCGCGGCATGTGCTGCGGCGCCGGCGGAGGTCTGATGTGGATGGAAGAACGGGCCGGCAAACGGATCAATGAAGCGCGGACCGAACAGGCCCTCAGCACGGATCCGACGATCATCAGCAGCGCCTGTCCTTACTGTTTGACGATGCTGGAGGACGGCGTCAAGCAGCTCGGCGCTGAGGATCGTACGGCGGCAAGGGATATCGCCGAGATCTTAGCAGAGGCGGTGCTGGGATGA